One genomic region from Hirundo rustica isolate bHirRus1 chromosome 5, bHirRus1.pri.v3, whole genome shotgun sequence encodes:
- the CLDN23 gene encoding claudin-23 has product MRTPTEMIVGLVLCPCGLLLTLTGTLAPSWRQVSRVPDQPIDVVWEQGIWDICREQQSTHDRLCGQADTLGYFEQVAVRVAQGLMPSSLVVTVVGLVVAALGVRCWQPEPRHLVAGVSGLVLLLSGLMSLVPSSWYTQELWALPATPGSTLTVGYSLVLSYLGSCLEILGGLALALSFHHCCKERRAPKLPPTPVTEAASCSSGAYNNPWDVLEDEQDGQHWQSSPPCDSDL; this is encoded by the coding sequence ATGCGGACGCCGACGGAGATGATCGTGGGGCTGGTGCTGTGCCCCTGCGGGCTCCTGCTGACACTCACGGGCACGCTGGCACCCAGCTGGAGGCAGGTGAGCCGCGTACCTGACCAGCCCATAGACGTCGTATGGGAGCAGGGCATCTGGGACAtatgcagggagcagcagagcacccACGACCGCCTCTGCGGGCAGGCTGACACGCTGGGCTACTTCGAGCAGGTGGCCGTGCGGGTGGCCCAAGGGCTGATGCCCTCCTCGCTGGTGGTCACCGTGGTGGGCTTGGTGGTGGCTGCCCTGGGTGTTCGCTGCTGGCAGCCGGAGCCCCGGCACCTGGTGGCCGGCGTGtcagggctggtgctgctcctctctgggCTGATGAGCCTCGTGCCCAGCTCCTGGTACAcccaggagctgtgggcacTGCCTGCAACGCCTGGCAGCACGCTGACTGTAGGCTACAGCTTGGTACTGAGCTATTTGGGAAGCTGTCTGGAGATCCTAGGGGGGCTGGCCCTCGCCCTCAGCTTCCATCACTGCTGCAAGGAGCGCAGGGCCCCCAAATTGCCCCCCACCCCTGTGACAGAGGCTGCGTCGTGCTCCAGTGGAGCTTACAACAAtccctgggatgtgctggaggaTGAGCAAGATGGACAGCACTGGCAGAGCAGCCCACCTTGTGACTCTGACTTGTAG